In Dama dama isolate Ldn47 chromosome X, ASM3311817v1, whole genome shotgun sequence, one genomic interval encodes:
- the PAGE4 gene encoding P antigen family member 4, producing the protein MSARVRSRSRGRGDGQESSDTAETVAARKLGGKKPQRNEPPAQNVDLEPGQEEEGGASVVQEPEFEDPRQEMDVEKIEGELGDGPDVKGKIPPNVVPAKIPEGGDGQ; encoded by the exons ATGAGTGCACGAGTAAGATCAAGATCTAGAGGAAGGGGAGATGGTCAAGAGTCTTCTGATACGGCCGAAACTGTGGCT GCCCGGAAACTAGGTGGCAAAAAACCGCAACGCAACGAACCACCAGCTCAGAATGTAGACCTGGAACCTGgacaagaggaagaaggaggagcGTCTGTGGTTCAAG AACCTGAATTTGAGGATCCCCGCCAGGAAATGGAtgtggaaaagattgagggtgaGCTTGGAGATGGCCCTGATGTGAAAGGGAAGATTCCACCTAATGTGGTGCCTGCTAAAATTCCGGAAGGAG GTGATGGACAGTGA